A region of Vigna radiata var. radiata cultivar VC1973A chromosome 6, Vradiata_ver6, whole genome shotgun sequence DNA encodes the following proteins:
- the LOC106764952 gene encoding uncharacterized protein LOC106764952 isoform X2, which yields MKKERAWPQFIRNLLIMVGSRSRPQLRRPTWIIVLVSIVCVFLVAAYVYPPRSPSSCSLFSSSGCGGSINDLPPAAQSRQLTDAEVESRVVINEILNYYPVITKKPKVAFLFLTPSSLPFERLWHMFFKGHEGKFSVYVHASKDKPTHVSPYFVGRDIHSAPVGWGKISMVEAERRLLANALLDPDNQHFVLLSESYVDPGPHGNGRYIEYMLPEVEKKDFRKGSQWFSMKRQHAIIVMADSLYFTKFKHHCRPNMEGNRNCYADEHYLPTFFTMLDPGGIANWSVTYVDWSEGKWHPRSFRARDVTYQVMKNIAYIDESPHFTSDAKRTVVITPCVLNGSKRSCYLFARKFFPETQERLIQLYSNSTIF from the exons ATGAAGAAGGAACGTGCATGGCCGCAATTCATAAGGAATCTTTTGATCATGGTTGGATCAAGAAGCCGGCCACAGTTGAGGAGGCCTACTTGGATCATTGTTCTTGTTTCCATAGTGTGTGTGTTTCTCGTTGCTGCCTACGTGTATCCGCCGCGGAGCCCGTCTTCCTGCTCCCTCTTCTCTTCCAGTGGTTGTGGTGGCAGCATTAACGATCTACCGCCTGCGGCTCAGTCGCGCCAATTGACTGATGCGGAGGTTGAGTCTCGGGTTGTTATTAACGAGATTCTCAACTATTATCCTGTGATAACCAAGAAACCTAAAGTagcttttttgtttttgactcCGAGTTCGTTGCCGTTCGAGAGGCTCTGGCACATGTTCTTTAAG GGCCATGAGGGAAAATTCTCTGTTTATGTACATGCATCAAAGGACAAGCCAACACATGTCAGCCCCTATTTTGTTGGTCGAGACATTCACAGTGCACCG GTAGGCTGGGGAAAAATTTCTATGGTTGAGGCTGAAAGAAGACTTTTGGCAAATGCACTGTTAGACCCTGATAATCAGCATTTTGTATTGTTGTCTGAAAG CTATGTGGATCCTGGTCCTCATGGAAATGGCAGGTATATAGAATATATGTTGCCCGAAGTGGAAAAGAAAGATTTCCGAAAGGGTTCCCAG TGGTTCTCAATGAAACGGCAGCATGCTATAATAGTTATGGCAGACAGTCTCTATTTTACAAAATTCAAGCACCATTGCAGG CCAAATATGGAGGGAAACCGCAATTGCTACGCTGATGAGCATTACCTGCCAACCTTCTTTACT ATGCTTGATCCAGGTGGAATCGCAAATTGGTCAGTAACATATGTTGATTGGTCTGAAGGAAAATGGCATCCAAGGTCATTCAGAGCTCGGGATGTTACTTATCAAGTCATGAAAAACATAGCA TACATTGATGAAAGTCCACATTTTACTAGTGATGCAAAG AGGACAGTGGTGATTACACCGTGCGTATTGAACGGCTCAAAACGATCATGTTATCTATTTGCCCGGAAGTTTTTCCCAGAAACTCAGGAAAGATTGATCCAACTCTACTCTAATTCTACAATATTctaa
- the LOC106764952 gene encoding uncharacterized protein LOC106764952 isoform X1: MKKERAWPQFIRNLLIMVGSRSRPQLRRPTWIIVLVSIVCVFLVAAYVYPPRSPSSCSLFSSSGCGGSINDLPPAAQSRQLTDAEVESRVVINEILNYYPVITKKPKVAFLFLTPSSLPFERLWHMFFKGHEGKFSVYVHASKDKPTHVSPYFVGRDIHSAPVGWGKISMVEAERRLLANALLDPDNQHFVLLSESCIPVRRFDFVYNYLLLTNVSFIDSYVDPGPHGNGRYIEYMLPEVEKKDFRKGSQWFSMKRQHAIIVMADSLYFTKFKHHCRPNMEGNRNCYADEHYLPTFFTMLDPGGIANWSVTYVDWSEGKWHPRSFRARDVTYQVMKNIAYIDESPHFTSDAKRTVVITPCVLNGSKRSCYLFARKFFPETQERLIQLYSNSTIF, from the exons ATGAAGAAGGAACGTGCATGGCCGCAATTCATAAGGAATCTTTTGATCATGGTTGGATCAAGAAGCCGGCCACAGTTGAGGAGGCCTACTTGGATCATTGTTCTTGTTTCCATAGTGTGTGTGTTTCTCGTTGCTGCCTACGTGTATCCGCCGCGGAGCCCGTCTTCCTGCTCCCTCTTCTCTTCCAGTGGTTGTGGTGGCAGCATTAACGATCTACCGCCTGCGGCTCAGTCGCGCCAATTGACTGATGCGGAGGTTGAGTCTCGGGTTGTTATTAACGAGATTCTCAACTATTATCCTGTGATAACCAAGAAACCTAAAGTagcttttttgtttttgactcCGAGTTCGTTGCCGTTCGAGAGGCTCTGGCACATGTTCTTTAAG GGCCATGAGGGAAAATTCTCTGTTTATGTACATGCATCAAAGGACAAGCCAACACATGTCAGCCCCTATTTTGTTGGTCGAGACATTCACAGTGCACCG GTAGGCTGGGGAAAAATTTCTATGGTTGAGGCTGAAAGAAGACTTTTGGCAAATGCACTGTTAGACCCTGATAATCAGCATTTTGTATTGTTGTCTGAAAG TTGTATACCTGTACGTCGCTTTGATTTTGTGTACAACTACTTATTATTAACAAATGTCAGCTTTATTGACag CTATGTGGATCCTGGTCCTCATGGAAATGGCAGGTATATAGAATATATGTTGCCCGAAGTGGAAAAGAAAGATTTCCGAAAGGGTTCCCAG TGGTTCTCAATGAAACGGCAGCATGCTATAATAGTTATGGCAGACAGTCTCTATTTTACAAAATTCAAGCACCATTGCAGG CCAAATATGGAGGGAAACCGCAATTGCTACGCTGATGAGCATTACCTGCCAACCTTCTTTACT ATGCTTGATCCAGGTGGAATCGCAAATTGGTCAGTAACATATGTTGATTGGTCTGAAGGAAAATGGCATCCAAGGTCATTCAGAGCTCGGGATGTTACTTATCAAGTCATGAAAAACATAGCA TACATTGATGAAAGTCCACATTTTACTAGTGATGCAAAG AGGACAGTGGTGATTACACCGTGCGTATTGAACGGCTCAAAACGATCATGTTATCTATTTGCCCGGAAGTTTTTCCCAGAAACTCAGGAAAGATTGATCCAACTCTACTCTAATTCTACAATATTctaa